The Stygiolobus azoricus genome window below encodes:
- the rrp4 gene encoding exosome complex RNA-binding protein Rrp4 gives MVENSGSKIFYQDRSIVTPGDLIAEGEFQVPWSPYFYKIGNKYYSAITGLLSVKEGNIFEVIPLEGQRYYPRIGDTVIGLIEDIEIYGWIVDIKSFYSAYLPASSLLGRAIAPGEDLRRFLNIGDYILAKVEAYDRTINPVLTVKGKGLGRISSGIIVEISPAKVPRVIGKNKSMLEVLTSETGCDIQVAQNGRILVKCANSLSEEALISAINAIQSESHIKGLTERIRAYLREKLGGSKNDASAEAKTNT, from the coding sequence ATGGTAGAAAATTCAGGTTCTAAAATTTTCTATCAAGATAGGAGTATTGTTACACCTGGTGATTTAATAGCTGAAGGAGAATTCCAAGTTCCGTGGTCTCCTTATTTTTACAAGATAGGTAATAAGTATTATTCAGCAATTACGGGGCTTCTCAGTGTGAAAGAAGGAAATATTTTCGAGGTAATACCTCTTGAGGGTCAGCGTTATTATCCTAGAATCGGGGATACAGTAATAGGTTTGATTGAGGATATAGAAATATATGGATGGATAGTTGATATTAAATCTTTTTATTCTGCCTATTTACCAGCGTCTTCCTTGCTAGGAAGGGCAATAGCACCGGGAGAAGATCTGAGGAGGTTTCTAAACATAGGTGATTATATATTAGCAAAGGTTGAAGCATACGATAGGACAATTAATCCAGTTTTAACAGTTAAAGGTAAAGGATTAGGTAGAATATCTTCTGGGATTATAGTGGAGATCTCTCCTGCTAAAGTACCAAGAGTTATAGGTAAAAATAAGAGTATGTTAGAGGTTTTAACATCAGAGACTGGTTGTGATATCCAAGTAGCTCAGAACGGGAGAATTCTCGTAAAATGTGCAAATAGCTTAAGTGAAGAAGCGTTAATAAGTGCGATCAACGCCATTCAATCAGAGTCGCATATAAAAGGCTTAACAGAAAGAATAAGAGCTTATTTGAGAGAGAAATTAGGTGGGAGTAAAAATGATGCAAGTGCAGAAGCCAAGACTAATACTTGA
- the rrp41 gene encoding exosome complex exonuclease Rrp41: MMQVQKPRLILENGLRTDGRRPDEMRPIKIELGVLKNADGSAIFEMGNTKVLAAVYGPKEMHPRHLALPDRASLRVRYHMTPFSTDERKNPAPSRREIELSKVIREALESTVLTELFPRTVIDIFMEVLQADAGTRLVSLMAASMALADAGIPLRDLIAGVAVGKADGIIVLDLNEPEDMWGEADMPIAMLPSLGQVALLQLNGNMTPEEFRKGLELAQKGINVVYNLQKDALRKKYAEYKEE, translated from the coding sequence ATGATGCAAGTGCAGAAGCCAAGACTAATACTTGAAAATGGGCTAAGGACTGACGGTAGAAGACCTGACGAGATGAGGCCCATAAAAATAGAATTGGGAGTATTGAAAAACGCAGATGGTTCGGCTATTTTTGAAATGGGTAATACGAAAGTACTAGCGGCTGTTTATGGACCAAAGGAGATGCATCCAAGGCATTTAGCTTTGCCAGATAGGGCATCTTTGAGAGTAAGATATCATATGACACCTTTTTCGACAGATGAGAGGAAAAATCCGGCACCCAGTAGACGTGAAATTGAGTTATCTAAAGTTATAAGAGAGGCCTTAGAGTCTACAGTATTAACCGAATTATTTCCGAGAACAGTTATAGATATCTTTATGGAAGTCTTACAAGCAGATGCAGGAACTAGGTTAGTCTCTCTTATGGCAGCATCGATGGCTTTAGCTGATGCTGGTATACCTTTGAGGGATTTGATAGCAGGAGTGGCAGTAGGAAAAGCCGATGGAATAATAGTTTTAGATCTTAATGAGCCGGAAGATATGTGGGGAGAAGCTGATATGCCTATCGCAATGCTTCCCTCTTTAGGACAAGTTGCTTTGCTTCAACTTAACGGTAATATGACTCCTGAAGAGTTTAGGAAAGGTCTTGAACTTGCACAAAAAGGGATTAATGTTGTTTATAATTTACAAAAGGATGCTTTGAGGAAGAAGTATGCAGAATATAAGGAGGAGTAG
- the rrp42 gene encoding exosome complex protein Rrp42 translates to MSITPSNQNIVPFVKKESILAALDRGVRIDGRKLNEYRKLSITLGYAKKAEGSALVKLGDTTVLAGVKLEEEEPFPDTPNQGNLVVNVELLPLAYETFEPGPPDENAIELARVVDRSLRDSKAVDLSKLVIIPGKKVWTAWVDVYVLNYDGNILDACTLASVAALYNTKLPKVEVEGENVRIIREEKTDIIPINYPVVTVTAAKIGNHIIVDPNIDEESIADVKLSISYTRDGRIVGMQKNFSGSLTLQDVDMMENISRSTAQYLFEELKKYLNL, encoded by the coding sequence ATGTCAATAACACCTTCTAATCAAAACATAGTTCCGTTTGTTAAAAAGGAGAGTATACTAGCAGCATTAGATAGAGGAGTTAGGATAGACGGCAGAAAGTTGAATGAGTATAGAAAACTTTCAATAACTTTGGGATATGCAAAGAAAGCCGAAGGTTCAGCCCTAGTTAAGTTAGGTGACACTACTGTTTTAGCTGGTGTAAAACTAGAAGAAGAGGAACCATTTCCAGATACTCCAAATCAAGGTAATTTGGTCGTTAACGTTGAGTTATTACCATTAGCTTATGAAACTTTTGAACCAGGCCCACCAGACGAGAATGCTATTGAGTTAGCTAGAGTAGTTGATAGAAGTCTAAGGGATTCCAAAGCAGTAGATCTTTCAAAATTAGTGATTATCCCTGGTAAAAAAGTATGGACAGCATGGGTTGACGTTTATGTACTTAATTATGACGGGAATATTCTTGATGCTTGTACTTTAGCTTCAGTGGCCGCGTTGTATAATACAAAGTTACCAAAGGTAGAGGTTGAGGGAGAGAATGTTCGCATTATAAGAGAGGAAAAAACTGATATTATTCCGATTAATTATCCAGTTGTTACTGTAACTGCAGCGAAAATAGGAAATCATATTATTGTAGATCCGAACATTGATGAGGAAAGTATAGCTGATGTGAAATTATCAATCTCATATACTAGAGATGGTAGGATAGTTGGTATGCAGAAGAACTTCAGTGGTAGTCTAACTTTGCAAGATGTAGATATGATGGAGAATATAAGTAGGAGTACAGCTCAGTATTTATTCGAAGAACTTAAAAAGTACCTTAACCTTTAA
- a CDS encoding 50S ribosomal protein L37ae, whose amino-acid sequence MGKVTGIAGRFGPRYGSSLRKKWKEIMEKRYKDHQCPVCKTTGKVVRLAAGIWYCEKCGAKWAGLAYTPY is encoded by the coding sequence ATGGGGAAAGTTACCGGAATAGCAGGTAGATTTGGACCGAGATATGGTTCATCGCTGAGGAAAAAGTGGAAAGAGATAATGGAGAAAAGGTATAAAGATCATCAATGTCCTGTGTGTAAAACTACCGGTAAGGTAGTCAGGTTAGCGGCCGGTATATGGTATTGTGAGAAGTGCGGCGCAAAGTGGGCGGGGCTTGCCTATACGCCGTACTAG
- a CDS encoding Brix domain-containing protein gives MPIRRTRVILTSTRDAPVRVRSFLNELEDVIPFSRRINRGRQGLDAILRKAKFFQASYLVVVGIRKGNPWFFLVYDLYTSSLKYNLRILGVTLRKEILKVEKDSKKVRKGCIGSIEHDIIKKLLLDLGYYSISSCDAYAYGEVIITEDDRKLYQVKFLDNQNNILGPIIRFDYNEGID, from the coding sequence TTGCCTATACGCCGTACTAGAGTTATTCTCACGTCTACTAGAGACGCCCCTGTTAGAGTTAGATCGTTTTTGAATGAACTCGAAGATGTTATACCTTTTTCAAGGCGTATAAACAGAGGTAGGCAAGGCCTAGATGCGATTCTTAGGAAAGCCAAGTTTTTTCAAGCATCGTATCTTGTGGTTGTTGGGATAAGAAAGGGTAATCCCTGGTTTTTTCTAGTTTATGATCTCTATACCTCTTCTCTAAAGTATAACCTTAGAATTTTAGGAGTAACATTGAGGAAAGAAATACTAAAGGTCGAAAAAGATTCAAAAAAAGTAAGAAAAGGATGTATAGGGTCAATAGAACATGATATAATAAAGAAACTGCTATTAGATTTAGGCTATTATTCGATATCTTCATGTGATGCATATGCATATGGCGAGGTGATTATCACTGAAGATGATAGGAAGTTGTATCAAGTAAAGTTCTTAGATAACCAAAATAATATTTTGGGTCCTATAATTAGGTTTGATTATAATGAAGGTATTGATTGA
- a CDS encoding prefoldin subunit beta: MTERIPPELKAEIVKLQQLQDQLNRVLTEKSVIDNQLREVNKVLQELTQLPSDAIVYKMVGNLLVKVNKDDIQKELDEQKTILELRSRTYQNQEAKLRAQLEERQKKVNELMAKYYPQGSGVPKA, encoded by the coding sequence ATGACCGAAAGAATACCCCCCGAGCTTAAGGCCGAGATTGTAAAACTTCAGCAATTACAAGATCAACTTAATAGAGTGTTAACAGAGAAAAGTGTTATAGATAATCAATTACGTGAAGTAAATAAAGTTTTACAAGAATTAACTCAGCTACCTTCCGATGCTATAGTATATAAAATGGTAGGAAACTTATTAGTTAAGGTCAATAAAGATGACATTCAGAAAGAACTAGACGAACAGAAGACTATACTTGAGTTAAGGTCAAGGACTTATCAGAACCAAGAGGCTAAGTTGAGAGCACAACTCGAAGAGAGGCAAAAGAAGGTCAACGAATTAATGGCTAAGTATTATCCACAAGGCAGTGGAGTACCAAAGGCTTAA
- the xpf gene encoding 3'-flap repair endonuclease Xpf — protein MLRIYADYREKESGIPDLLKDFGVVVVLENLSVADYVISERIGVERKSVSDLVASVYDKRFFDQLSRLKEAYEEPFLLVEGKLDYVRNITDKWDAINAALISALVDYGVRIIYSTSKRDTAYILYKLADKVVNYQDNRYRSIINLHDKPKFESLKDIQIYVVESLPHVGSKLAPKLLEKFGSIEGLCKASITELEKVIGSRKRAEEIYRVLHTKYVVADSKNKQEKKSGGILDFL, from the coding sequence GTGTTACGCATTTATGCAGACTATAGGGAAAAGGAAAGTGGGATTCCAGATCTTCTTAAAGATTTTGGTGTGGTCGTTGTTTTAGAAAATCTAAGCGTTGCAGATTATGTTATATCCGAGAGGATCGGGGTAGAAAGGAAGTCGGTTTCTGACTTAGTAGCTTCAGTTTATGACAAGAGGTTTTTCGACCAGTTGTCAAGGCTGAAGGAAGCTTATGAAGAACCCTTCTTACTCGTTGAAGGGAAGCTGGATTATGTGAGAAATATTACGGATAAATGGGACGCAATAAATGCTGCCCTTATATCCGCATTAGTGGACTACGGAGTTAGGATTATCTATTCTACGAGCAAAAGAGATACTGCTTATATTCTATATAAACTAGCTGATAAAGTAGTAAATTATCAAGATAATAGATATAGAAGTATTATCAATCTTCATGATAAGCCTAAGTTTGAGAGCTTGAAAGATATACAAATATACGTTGTGGAGTCTTTGCCTCATGTAGGTAGTAAATTAGCGCCTAAGCTTTTAGAAAAATTTGGTTCAATAGAGGGATTGTGCAAGGCCTCTATTACAGAACTGGAAAAAGTAATAGGGAGCAGAAAAAGAGCTGAAGAAATTTACAGAGTTCTTCATACAAAGTATGTTGTTGCTGATAGCAAAAATAAGCAGGAGAAAAAATCAGGAGGAATATTAGATTTTCTTTAA
- a CDS encoding NAD(P)/FAD-dependent oxidoreductase: protein MSENIVYDVIIIGAGIAGLSAALYTARQKMKTLVVSKDLGGQLTLTELIENYPAIESSTGLALAQKVEKQAKKFGATFIYGEEINKIEKKGDIFLVKGIKGEYIAKTLILAFGKTPRELHVKGEQEFKGKGVSYCAICDAAFFKDKPAAVVGEGEPGLEAIELLSRYAKPAYYISRSTVLVGSDENLVKSVLSNNNIRLYLGYTVKEIQGDQKVSRIVISNLKDEKTEVLEVEGVIIEMGYELRTDFVKDLVKLNDKGEIIVDELGKTSMEGVFAAGDVTSTPYKQAVVAAAEGVKAALSAYNYLRSKSGLPPVNVDWKAEKKKFSVQLRL from the coding sequence ATGAGCGAAAATATTGTATATGATGTGATCATAATTGGAGCCGGAATAGCAGGTTTGAGTGCAGCCCTTTATACAGCAAGACAGAAAATGAAGACATTAGTAGTGTCAAAAGATTTAGGGGGTCAACTTACGTTGACCGAACTTATAGAGAATTATCCCGCAATAGAGTCGTCTACTGGGCTTGCCTTAGCTCAAAAAGTAGAGAAGCAGGCTAAAAAATTCGGAGCTACGTTTATTTATGGAGAAGAAATAAATAAGATCGAGAAAAAAGGAGATATTTTCTTAGTAAAGGGAATAAAAGGAGAGTATATAGCAAAGACTTTGATCCTTGCATTCGGTAAAACTCCTAGAGAACTTCATGTGAAAGGAGAACAAGAATTTAAAGGAAAAGGTGTGTCATATTGTGCAATATGCGATGCCGCTTTCTTTAAAGACAAACCTGCGGCTGTAGTAGGTGAAGGAGAACCGGGGTTAGAGGCAATAGAGTTACTTTCCAGATATGCAAAGCCAGCTTATTATATATCCAGATCCACAGTGTTGGTAGGTTCAGACGAAAATCTAGTTAAGAGTGTACTTAGTAACAATAATATAAGGTTATATTTAGGGTATACTGTAAAGGAAATACAAGGAGATCAGAAAGTTTCTAGAATAGTGATAAGTAACTTAAAAGACGAAAAGACTGAGGTGCTAGAGGTAGAAGGAGTTATTATCGAGATGGGTTATGAGCTGAGAACTGACTTTGTAAAAGATTTAGTGAAATTAAATGATAAAGGAGAAATTATAGTTGATGAGCTAGGAAAAACAAGTATGGAGGGCGTATTTGCGGCTGGTGATGTGACATCAACTCCCTACAAGCAAGCAGTAGTAGCAGCAGCGGAGGGAGTTAAGGCAGCCTTATCAGCATACAATTATCTTAGGAGTAAATCTGGCTTACCACCGGTCAATGTTGATTGGAAGGCCGAGAAAAAGAAATTCAGTGTACAATTAAGATTATAA